The Felis catus isolate Fca126 chromosome X, F.catus_Fca126_mat1.0, whole genome shotgun sequence genome includes a region encoding these proteins:
- the LOC101084607 gene encoding olfactory receptor 13H1, which produces MAMDNVTAVFEFLLIGISNYPEWKVTFFTLVLITYLSTLFGNGLIIFLIYIDPHLHTPMYFFLTNLSFLDLCYGTNSMPQALVHCFSTHPYLSYRRCLTQMSVSLVLATAECLLLAVMAYDRMIAISNPLRYSMIMNGPVCVWLVATSWGASLVLTAMLIISLPLHFCGANVINHFVCEILSLLELACSDTSLNELMILTTGIFTLLLPFGFVLLSYIRIATIVLRIRSVRGRLKAFSTCGSHLTVVIIFYGAAISMYMKPQSKSSPDQNKFISVLYGALTPMLNPLIYSLRNKDVKGAMRKIMAKRT; this is translated from the coding sequence ATGGCCATGGATAATGTTACAGCGGTGTTTGAGTTTCTTCTTATTGGAATCTCTAACTATCCTGAGTGGAAAGTCACATTTTTCACATTGGTGCTGATAACATACCTCAGCACATTGTTTGGGAATGGACTTATCATCTTTCTTATCTACATTGACCCCCACCTGCACACTCCAAtgtacttcttccttactaatcTGTCTTTCTTAGACCTTTGCTATGGAACCAATTCCATGCCCCAGGCCTTGGTGCACTGTTTCTCTACCCATCCCTACCTCTCTTACCGACGATGTTTGACCCAAATGAGTGTCTCCTTGGTCTTGGCCACAGCAGAGTGCCTCCTATTGGCTGTCATGGCCTATGATCGTATGATTGCCATCAGCAATCCCCTGCGCTATTCCATGATCATGAATGGCCCAGTGTGTGTCTGGCTGGTGGCTACCTCATGGGGGGCATCACTTGTGCTCACTGCTATGCTCATCATATCCCTGCCACTTCACTTCTGTGGAGCTAATGTCATCAACCATTTTGTCTGTGAGATTCTTTCCCTCCTTGAGCTGGCCTGTTCTGATACCAGCCTCAATGAGCTTATGATCCTCACCACAGGTATCTTCACCCTGCTCCTACCCTTTGGATTTGTTCTTCTCTCCTATATCCGAATTGCCACTATTGTCCTAAGGATTCGCTCAGTCCGGGGTAGGCTCAAGGCCTTTTCCACCTGTGGTTCTCATTTGACTGTGGTGATAATCTTCTATGGGGCAGCCATCTCCATGTATATGAAACCTCAGTCCAAGTCATCCCCTGACCAGAACAAGTTTATTTCAGTGCTTTATGGGGCTCTGACACCCATGCTGAACCCCCTAATATATAGCTTGAGGAACAAGGATGTTAAAGGGGCAATGAGGAAAATTATGGCAAAAAGGACATGA